One window of the Enterobacter huaxiensis genome contains the following:
- the pgaB gene encoding poly-beta-1,6-N-acetyl-D-glucosamine N-deacetylase PgaB: MLNTRFSVSLILLGWLCLSASVCAQAISFIAPKARPQLEASKPWPENQFLVLAYHDVEDDAADQRYLSVRTSALNEQISWLLHNGYNAVSVQDILDAHDGKKTLPPKAVLLSFDDGYSSFYTRVWPLLQAWNVPALWAPVGSWVDTPANQKVNFGGLMTPRDRFATWEMVRELSQSPLIEIGSHTWASHYGIPANPQGSREPAIANRFYDKATGRYETDQQFSQRIGDDVRKVTEKITQVTGKAPRAWVWPYGAANGTSLAIARQQGYQLAFTLEDGLGNLQDLSNIPRLLIAGNPSLKAFASTVSQVQERDPVRVMHVDLDYVYDPDPAQQTQNINRLIQRVYDMKISHVFLQAFADPQGDGRIKALYFPNRRLPVRADLFNFVAWQLQTRAGVKVFAWMPVLSFDLDPSLPRVQRRDRQTGQLREATEPYIRLSPWDPQVHQQVTDIYEDLARYASFNGILFHDDAVLTDVDDAGQDTTRQKSQRLIGFTHALSLAVKHIRGPQIKTARNMFALPILQPESEAWFAQNLDDFLAEYDWTVPMAMPLMESVPADESDAWLTRLVNAVATRPGALEKTIFELQARDWDQKPQRAVSDSQLAQWMRVLQLNGVKNYGYYPDDFLNNQPDISRIRPEFSSYWYPDND; encoded by the coding sequence ATGCTGAACACACGTTTTTCCGTGAGCCTGATACTCCTCGGCTGGCTCTGCCTCAGCGCGAGCGTCTGCGCGCAGGCGATCTCGTTCATTGCGCCCAAAGCGCGGCCGCAGCTGGAGGCGAGTAAACCTTGGCCGGAGAACCAGTTTCTGGTCCTGGCCTACCACGACGTCGAAGACGATGCCGCCGATCAGCGCTACCTCTCCGTGCGCACCAGCGCGTTAAACGAGCAGATAAGCTGGCTTCTGCACAACGGCTATAACGCCGTCAGCGTGCAGGACATTCTCGATGCCCATGACGGGAAAAAAACGCTGCCGCCAAAAGCCGTTCTGCTCAGCTTTGACGACGGCTACAGCAGCTTTTATACCCGCGTCTGGCCGCTGCTTCAGGCGTGGAACGTTCCTGCGCTGTGGGCGCCGGTGGGCAGCTGGGTGGATACGCCGGCAAATCAAAAAGTTAACTTCGGCGGCCTGATGACGCCCCGCGATCGCTTCGCGACGTGGGAAATGGTGCGCGAGCTCAGCCAGTCCCCGCTGATTGAGATCGGATCGCATACCTGGGCTTCGCATTACGGCATTCCGGCCAACCCGCAGGGCAGCCGGGAACCGGCGATCGCCAACCGCTTTTATGACAAAGCCACGGGCCGCTATGAAACCGACCAGCAGTTCAGCCAGCGGATCGGCGATGACGTTCGCAAAGTAACTGAAAAAATCACGCAGGTGACGGGCAAGGCGCCGCGTGCCTGGGTCTGGCCCTACGGCGCCGCCAACGGTACGTCGCTCGCTATCGCCAGGCAGCAGGGTTATCAGCTGGCCTTTACCCTTGAGGACGGGCTGGGGAATTTGCAGGATCTGAGCAACATCCCCCGCCTGCTGATCGCCGGAAATCCCTCGCTCAAGGCGTTTGCCAGTACGGTAAGCCAGGTTCAGGAGCGCGATCCCGTGCGCGTCATGCACGTCGATCTCGACTACGTTTACGATCCCGATCCGGCCCAGCAGACCCAAAACATCAACAGGCTGATCCAGCGGGTCTATGACATGAAAATCAGCCACGTTTTCCTGCAGGCGTTTGCCGACCCGCAGGGCGACGGCAGGATCAAGGCGCTCTATTTCCCCAACCGTCGGCTGCCGGTTCGGGCCGACCTCTTTAATTTTGTCGCCTGGCAGCTACAAACCCGCGCGGGGGTAAAAGTCTTCGCGTGGATGCCGGTGCTCTCGTTCGATCTCGATCCTTCCCTGCCGCGCGTGCAGCGCCGGGATCGTCAAACCGGCCAGCTGCGCGAAGCCACCGAGCCCTATATCCGGCTTTCCCCGTGGGACCCGCAGGTGCACCAGCAGGTAACGGATATCTATGAAGATCTGGCCCGGTATGCCAGCTTCAATGGGATTTTGTTCCATGACGATGCGGTGCTGACGGACGTGGACGATGCCGGACAGGACACCACGCGCCAGAAAAGCCAACGGCTTATCGGGTTTACCCACGCCCTGAGCCTGGCGGTAAAGCATATCCGTGGCCCGCAGATAAAAACCGCCCGCAACATGTTCGCCTTACCCATTCTGCAGCCCGAAAGCGAGGCGTGGTTCGCGCAGAATCTTGATGATTTTCTGGCGGAGTATGACTGGACGGTGCCAATGGCCATGCCGCTGATGGAGTCCGTTCCGGCAGACGAGAGCGATGCCTGGCTTACGCGCCTGGTTAACGCGGTCGCCACGCGCCCCGGCGCGCTCGAAAAAACCATTTTCGAGCTGCAGGCCAGGGACTGGGACCAGAAACCGCAGCGCGCCGTGTCCGATAGCCAGCTTGCGCAGTGGATGCGCGTGCTCCAGCTGAACGGCGTCAAAAATTACGGTTACTACCCCGACGACTTCCTCAACAACCAACCTGATATCTCACGCATCAGGCCTGAATTTTCTTCGTACTGGTACCCTGACAATGACTGA
- the pgaA gene encoding poly-beta-1,6 N-acetyl-D-glucosamine export porin PgaA, protein MERSLRFNTLFFYRAPTLLFLLFLFPVLAQATESVYEQQIQQARNGNYTPFLDYLQRYQQQHALTPEQVADWLQVAAWAGHDDEVIQVWQRYGIYMPLPARGVAAVAQSRRNQKAWQSALALWKEARSLAPDNDDYRIGYIKTLADARMDTLALQEARRLVAENPSQAHLQTLSYVWLRQGKSWDRLLADTRALNIAPENKALLSELIDSLKDNRVNTPALQLSQSVTLPPSERRRLERNAAAERVRLADVPGRTEKERLQLAQSALNRYDALLARWQNDPQAAEDVVLARIDRLGALYAHADYPRVISEYQDLTAAQHPVPGWAIGWVISAYLQEKNAAAAFALLQRYPQYASDPQDEEHALFYAWLDTGQYQSARQYVERQTRNVPWTRYDFGSPTPQPNDRWLTGQSLRFNYLLATNALPEAETLAHRLATAAPGNQGLQIDYATLLQARGLPRASEQKLKTAEALEPSNLELEQQQAYVAMDLQEWRQMDLLADDVLARAPADRSARRLDRLRTVHHMSELRLNASKGLHSDSPVSGTHDLSWDATLYGPPVADSWRLFAGTRYAQSNFDEGKGTSRHLLGGVEWRPRDLQLEAELSSNRYHGANKPGARLSTTYFVTDSWQVSGSLERLSRTTPLRALRNGIGANRGEGGVRWYQNERREYQFSAALSRFSDRNRRQEYSLTGKERLWQTPSLTLDLEPGIAASKNSLRDTLYYNPARDLSVTAALAVDHEMVRHYDTLWSQQFVAGGGSYWQKNQSAGAIALLGYGQRVQWNNVIDTGVMLNWDKRPYDGKRESNLSVTFDATLRF, encoded by the coding sequence ATGGAAAGATCGCTTCGCTTCAATACGTTATTCTTTTATCGCGCCCCAACATTATTGTTTCTGTTATTCCTCTTTCCTGTTCTGGCTCAGGCGACTGAATCCGTTTATGAGCAACAGATTCAACAGGCGCGTAACGGTAATTACACGCCGTTTCTCGATTATCTTCAGCGTTATCAGCAGCAGCATGCCCTGACGCCTGAACAAGTTGCGGACTGGTTACAGGTTGCAGCCTGGGCGGGTCATGATGACGAGGTTATTCAGGTCTGGCAGCGTTACGGCATTTATATGCCGCTGCCCGCCCGTGGCGTTGCTGCCGTCGCGCAATCCAGGCGAAATCAAAAGGCGTGGCAGTCGGCCCTGGCGCTCTGGAAAGAGGCGCGTAGCCTTGCGCCGGATAATGATGATTATCGTATCGGCTACATCAAAACCTTGGCCGATGCCCGCATGGATACGCTTGCCCTGCAGGAAGCCCGACGGCTGGTGGCGGAAAATCCCTCTCAGGCGCATCTTCAGACGCTCTCCTATGTCTGGTTACGCCAGGGAAAAAGCTGGGATCGGCTGCTGGCAGACACCCGCGCGCTGAATATCGCCCCCGAGAATAAAGCGCTCCTCAGCGAGCTGATCGACTCGCTTAAGGATAACCGGGTGAATACCCCCGCGCTCCAGCTTTCACAAAGCGTGACGCTGCCTCCCTCGGAGCGTCGTCGTCTTGAGCGTAATGCCGCCGCCGAACGGGTTCGCCTTGCCGATGTGCCTGGCAGAACAGAAAAGGAGCGCCTGCAGCTTGCGCAATCTGCGCTGAATCGTTACGACGCCCTGCTTGCTCGCTGGCAAAACGATCCGCAGGCGGCGGAAGACGTCGTTCTTGCGCGTATCGACAGGCTTGGCGCGCTGTACGCCCATGCCGATTACCCACGGGTGATTAGCGAATATCAGGATCTTACGGCAGCCCAGCATCCGGTGCCGGGCTGGGCAATCGGCTGGGTCATCTCCGCGTATCTGCAGGAGAAAAACGCGGCCGCCGCCTTCGCGCTTCTGCAACGCTATCCGCAATACGCTTCCGACCCGCAGGACGAGGAGCACGCGCTTTTCTACGCCTGGCTGGATACGGGACAGTATCAGTCCGCCCGCCAGTACGTTGAGCGCCAGACCCGCAACGTCCCCTGGACCCGCTACGATTTCGGCTCCCCTACCCCTCAGCCGAACGATCGGTGGCTTACCGGGCAGTCGCTTCGCTTTAACTATTTGCTGGCGACGAATGCCCTGCCGGAAGCCGAAACGCTGGCGCACCGTCTGGCGACAGCGGCGCCGGGCAATCAGGGGTTACAGATTGACTACGCCACCCTGCTTCAGGCTCGGGGCCTGCCGCGCGCGTCCGAGCAAAAGCTGAAAACGGCGGAGGCCCTGGAGCCATCGAATCTGGAACTCGAGCAGCAGCAGGCCTACGTCGCGATGGATCTGCAGGAGTGGCGACAGATGGATTTACTGGCCGACGACGTGCTGGCTCGCGCGCCAGCCGATCGCAGCGCCAGGCGTCTCGACAGGCTCCGAACGGTCCACCACATGTCCGAACTGCGCCTCAACGCAAGCAAGGGCTTGCACTCCGATAGCCCCGTCAGCGGGACGCACGACCTGAGCTGGGACGCCACGCTCTATGGCCCACCCGTAGCGGACAGCTGGCGGCTGTTTGCAGGCACCCGCTATGCGCAGAGTAATTTCGATGAGGGCAAAGGCACCAGCCGTCACCTTTTGGGCGGCGTCGAATGGCGGCCACGCGACCTCCAGCTCGAAGCCGAGCTCTCCAGCAACCGCTATCACGGGGCAAACAAGCCGGGCGCTCGCCTCTCAACAACGTACTTTGTGACCGATAGCTGGCAGGTCAGCGGCAGCCTTGAACGCCTGTCGCGCACCACGCCTCTGCGGGCGTTACGCAACGGGATCGGCGCCAACCGGGGTGAAGGCGGGGTGCGCTGGTATCAAAACGAACGGCGGGAGTACCAGTTCAGCGCCGCCCTCAGCCGCTTCTCCGATCGTAACCGTCGCCAGGAATACAGCCTCACGGGTAAGGAGCGTCTCTGGCAGACCCCGTCCCTGACGCTGGATCTCGAACCGGGGATCGCCGCCAGTAAAAACAGCCTGCGGGACACGCTCTATTACAACCCGGCGCGGGATCTGTCCGTGACCGCTGCCCTGGCCGTTGACCATGAAATGGTCCGCCATTACGACACCCTCTGGAGCCAGCAGTTCGTGGCGGGAGGGGGCAGCTACTGGCAGAAAAATCAGTCCGCCGGCGCCATCGCCCTGCTGGGTTACGGCCAACGCGTTCAGTGGAACAACGTTATTGATACCGGCGTGATGCTGAACTGGGATAAACGCCCTTACGACGGCAAACGCGAGAGCAACCTCTCCGTCACGTTTGACGCGACTTTACGCTTTTAA
- a CDS encoding helix-turn-helix domain-containing protein, translating to MRIFFPDIILLDSIDRNIFDNGADEYSVLIDSRSPLRLYDYLIRHPARTKKTICCVMLDMRHREENLLSMKLFMNTPLTAPDMASLFNLVLNMKGRRLTTKWLLNIRLSTHEAIMLRLLRAGMSMEAIADELNTSVKSLYRKRTALSERLGAENFNEACLFIFKNKLLNAGGNDP from the coding sequence ATGCGGATATTTTTTCCGGATATTATCCTGCTCGACTCGATTGACAGAAACATATTTGATAACGGTGCAGATGAATATTCTGTATTGATTGATAGTCGTTCTCCGCTCCGTTTATATGATTACCTGATACGCCATCCGGCCCGAACGAAAAAAACAATCTGCTGCGTTATGCTTGATATGCGGCACCGCGAGGAGAATCTGCTCAGCATGAAGCTCTTTATGAACACGCCGCTCACCGCGCCGGATATGGCGTCGCTATTTAATCTGGTTCTCAATATGAAGGGCAGGCGTCTGACCACGAAGTGGCTGCTTAACATACGGCTTAGCACGCACGAAGCGATCATGCTGCGGTTGCTGCGGGCAGGGATGTCGATGGAAGCCATTGCCGATGAGCTGAATACGTCGGTGAAAAGTCTCTATCGTAAACGCACGGCGCTCTCGGAACGCCTGGGGGCAGAGAACTTCAACGAGGCGTGTTTGTTCATTTTTAAAAACAAACTGCTGAACGCGGGTGGGAACGATCCCTAG
- a CDS encoding DUF554 domain-containing protein: MVIGPFINAGAVLLGGVLGAVLSQRLPERIRSSMPSIFGLASLGIGILLVIKCANLPVMVLATLLGALIGEFCYLEKGINSAVGKAKNLIARPGKAKNGTHESFIQNYVAIIILFCASGTGIFGSMQEGMTGDPSILIAKAFLDFFTATIFATTLGIAVAAISVPMLLIQLALATCATLILPLTTPAMMADFTAVGGLLLLATGLRICGIKMFAVVNMLPALLLAMPLSALWTHFFA; encoded by the coding sequence GTGGTTATCGGGCCATTTATTAACGCCGGTGCCGTATTACTGGGCGGCGTACTGGGCGCAGTATTAAGCCAGCGGTTACCGGAGCGTATTCGCTCTTCTATGCCGTCGATATTTGGGCTGGCATCACTGGGTATCGGTATTCTTTTAGTGATTAAATGCGCCAACCTGCCGGTGATGGTGCTGGCGACCCTGCTGGGCGCGCTGATCGGCGAGTTCTGCTACCTGGAAAAGGGCATCAACAGCGCGGTAGGCAAAGCCAAAAATTTGATTGCCCGCCCGGGCAAGGCGAAAAACGGCACGCACGAATCGTTTATCCAAAACTATGTTGCCATTATTATTCTGTTTTGCGCGAGCGGCACCGGGATTTTTGGTTCCATGCAGGAAGGGATGACCGGTGACCCCAGCATATTGATTGCCAAAGCATTTCTCGATTTCTTTACCGCCACTATTTTCGCCACCACGCTCGGTATCGCCGTCGCCGCGATTTCCGTTCCCATGCTGCTGATTCAGCTGGCGCTTGCCACCTGCGCCACGCTGATCCTGCCGCTGACCACGCCGGCGATGATGGCAGACTTTACCGCCGTCGGCGGCCTGCTGCTGCTGGCAACAGGACTACGCATCTGTGGAATCAAGATGTTTGCGGTGGTGAATATGCTGCCTGCCCTGCTGCTCGCCATGCCGCTTTCTGCGCTCTGGACGCATTTTTTCGCATAA
- a CDS encoding ornithine decarboxylase, translating into MKTMKIAVSRELVSIVSTHREKVTLDSTDFTDVAAVVITVAESYSGILALLKRTGFQLPVFMFSQEPEAVPDGVTAVISGKAQEFLELESAACRYEENLLPPFFDTLSQYVAMGNSTFACPGHQHGAFFKKHPAGRQFYDFFGENVFRADMCNADVKLGDLLIHEGSAKHAQKFAAKVFNADKTYFVLNGTSAANKVVTNALLTRGDLVLFDRNNHKSNHHGALVQAGATPVYLEAARNPFGFIGGIDAHCFDDAYLRERIREVAPEKAADARPFRLAVIQLGTYDGTIYNARQVIDKIGHLCDYILFDSAWVGYEQFIPMMAETSPLLLELNENDPGIFVTQSVHKQQAGFSQTSQIHKKDNHLRGQAHFCPHKRLNNAFMLHASTSPFYPLFAALDVNAKIHEGESGRRLWAECVELGIEARKAIIANCHMIKPFVPPVVAGRPWQDHATHAIASELRFFSFEPGAKWHGFEGYAPEQYFVDPCKLLLTTPGIDAETGHYTGFGIPATILAHYLRENGIVPEKCDLNSILFLLTPAESSEKLAQLVAMLGQFEQHIEDDTPLADVLPTIYQKYPVRYRDYTLRQLCQEMHDLYVSFNVKDLQKAMFRRESLPAVVMNPQDANREYIRGNVELVRIRDAEGRIAAEGALPYPPGVLCVVPGEVWGGAVQRYFLALEEGINMLPGFSPELQGVYSEKDADGIKRLYGYVLK; encoded by the coding sequence ATGAAAACCATGAAAATTGCCGTCAGCCGCGAGCTGGTCTCCATTGTGTCCACGCACCGGGAAAAGGTGACGCTGGACAGCACCGATTTTACCGATGTGGCGGCAGTCGTCATTACGGTCGCTGAAAGCTATAGCGGCATTCTCGCGCTGCTGAAACGCACGGGCTTTCAGCTACCGGTCTTTATGTTCTCGCAAGAGCCAGAAGCCGTTCCTGATGGTGTCACGGCGGTTATTTCGGGTAAAGCACAGGAATTCCTGGAATTAGAATCCGCGGCCTGCCGGTACGAAGAGAATCTTCTGCCGCCTTTTTTTGACACGCTGAGTCAGTATGTGGCGATGGGCAACAGTACGTTTGCCTGTCCGGGACACCAGCACGGCGCATTCTTCAAAAAACACCCGGCCGGGCGGCAGTTCTATGATTTTTTCGGTGAGAACGTCTTTCGCGCCGATATGTGCAACGCCGACGTGAAGCTCGGAGATTTATTGATCCACGAGGGTTCTGCCAAGCACGCGCAAAAGTTCGCGGCAAAAGTCTTCAATGCGGATAAAACCTACTTCGTGCTTAACGGCACGTCTGCCGCCAATAAAGTGGTCACCAATGCGCTGCTGACCCGCGGTGACTTGGTCCTGTTCGATCGTAACAACCATAAATCAAACCACCACGGCGCGCTCGTCCAGGCCGGCGCAACCCCGGTCTACCTTGAGGCCGCGCGTAACCCGTTCGGCTTTATCGGCGGGATCGACGCGCACTGTTTTGATGATGCGTACCTGCGAGAGCGGATCCGCGAGGTCGCGCCGGAGAAAGCCGCGGACGCGCGTCCGTTCCGCCTGGCGGTTATTCAGCTTGGCACTTATGACGGTACGATCTACAACGCTCGCCAGGTGATCGACAAGATCGGCCACCTTTGCGATTACATCCTCTTTGACTCTGCCTGGGTGGGCTACGAGCAGTTTATTCCGATGATGGCGGAGACGTCCCCGCTGTTGCTGGAACTGAACGAGAACGATCCGGGGATTTTCGTGACCCAGTCGGTGCATAAGCAGCAGGCCGGGTTCTCGCAAACCTCGCAGATCCATAAAAAAGACAATCACCTTCGCGGTCAGGCGCATTTCTGCCCGCACAAGCGGCTGAACAATGCTTTTATGCTGCATGCCTCCACCAGTCCGTTTTATCCGCTGTTTGCGGCGCTGGACGTGAACGCCAAAATTCACGAAGGGGAAAGCGGGCGCAGGCTATGGGCGGAGTGCGTCGAGCTGGGCATTGAGGCGCGTAAGGCGATCATCGCCAACTGCCATATGATCAAGCCCTTTGTTCCACCGGTGGTGGCGGGGCGGCCGTGGCAGGATCATGCCACTCACGCCATTGCCAGCGAGCTTCGCTTCTTCAGCTTTGAGCCGGGCGCGAAATGGCACGGCTTCGAGGGCTATGCGCCTGAGCAGTATTTTGTCGATCCCTGCAAGCTGCTGCTGACCACGCCGGGCATCGATGCGGAAACCGGCCACTACACCGGGTTCGGCATTCCGGCGACGATTCTTGCGCACTATCTGCGTGAAAACGGCATCGTGCCGGAGAAGTGCGACCTTAACTCGATTCTGTTCCTGCTGACGCCTGCCGAAAGCAGCGAGAAGCTGGCGCAGCTGGTGGCGATGCTCGGCCAGTTTGAGCAGCATATTGAAGACGACACCCCGCTGGCGGACGTGCTGCCGACCATTTACCAGAAATACCCGGTGCGTTATCGAGATTACACCCTTCGCCAGCTGTGTCAGGAGATGCACGATCTGTACGTCAGCTTTAACGTAAAAGATCTGCAAAAAGCGATGTTCCGCCGGGAGAGCCTGCCTGCAGTAGTGATGAACCCGCAGGACGCCAACCGGGAGTATATTCGCGGGAACGTAGAGTTAGTGCGCATTCGGGATGCCGAAGGGCGCATTGCCGCAGAAGGCGCGTTGCCGTATCCCCCTGGCGTGCTGTGCGTGGTACCAGGTGAAGTTTGGGGCGGGGCGGTTCAGCGTTACTTCCTGGCGCTGGAGGAGGGCATCAACATGCTGCCGGGCTTCTCGCCGGAACTGCAGGGCGTGTATAGCGAGAAGGACGCGGATGGGATCAAGCGGCTGTATGGGTATGTATTAAAGTAG
- a CDS encoding response regulator: protein MLHELIDVLIVEDENELAQLHAELISKHPRLRLVGIASSLADAHLQLESKRPQLMLLDNYLPDGKGITLISNPMLIRANCSVIFITAASDMDTCSQAIRNGAFDYILKPVSWKRLSQSLERFVQFAEQQRVWKIVDQQNVDSLYLLQAKNYRQDNGSKGIEENTLARVQTLFNARATHCFSVDEVVSETGLSKTTTRRYLEHCVEAGFLTVEMLYGKIGHPRRMYKRSAA, encoded by the coding sequence ATGCTACATGAACTTATCGACGTATTGATTGTTGAAGACGAGAACGAGCTGGCGCAGCTGCACGCGGAGTTAATCAGTAAACATCCGCGACTGAGGCTGGTCGGGATTGCCTCGTCGCTGGCGGACGCGCATCTTCAGCTTGAAAGCAAACGGCCGCAGCTGATGCTGCTGGATAACTACCTGCCTGACGGTAAGGGCATCACGCTTATCAGCAACCCGATGCTGATCCGCGCCAACTGCTCGGTGATTTTTATCACCGCCGCCAGCGATATGGACACCTGCAGCCAGGCCATCCGCAACGGCGCTTTCGACTACATCCTCAAGCCCGTCTCCTGGAAACGGCTCAGCCAGTCGCTGGAGCGGTTTGTGCAGTTTGCCGAGCAGCAGCGCGTCTGGAAGATTGTCGACCAGCAGAACGTGGATTCGCTTTATCTGCTGCAGGCAAAAAACTACCGCCAGGACAACGGCAGCAAAGGCATTGAAGAGAACACGCTGGCGCGGGTGCAGACGCTGTTTAACGCCAGGGCGACGCACTGTTTTTCGGTGGACGAGGTGGTGAGCGAAACGGGCTTAAGCAAAACCACGACGCGGCGCTATCTGGAGCACTGCGTGGAGGCGGGGTTTCTGACGGTGGAGATGCTCTACGGGAAGATTGGGCATCCGAGGAGGATGTACAAGCGTAGTGCGGCTTAA
- a CDS encoding ATP-binding protein: MKVSFQIKLFVSLVAFFSVLFALLGGYYYVDVGRQLYQEMSTRAKIQAEEIALIPNLQNAVAQKDINAIHDFMQKIAAHSDASFIVIGDNKGLHLFHSVFADRVGTTLVGGDNEEVLHGKSTTTIRKGGLGISLRSKAPIFNDAGQVVGIVSVGYLTSYLDTITVNKVVNILIAAVLLLIALFIFSWFFTRSIKKQIFSLEPREIGLLVRQQKAMMESIYEGVIAIDDDLRIEVINQAARKLLGLSQPARELRGQLISQVIDPVPFFTAQTMLMKDTHDEICRFNDLTVIASRVRIMLEDSLQGWVITFRDRNEIDSLSAQLSQVKRYVDNLRIMRHEQLNRMTTLSGLLHLGRYEEAIGFIQAQSEHAQELLDFISSRFSSPTLCGLLLGKTARAREKGVELSFDPACRMDKPFLPLLESELISIIGNLLDNAIEATQRSPLPHAPVDVLIKLGEQELIIEVADQGIGIKPEIRERIFERGITTKTRGDHGIGLYLIESYVTQAGGAIEVADNAPRGAIFSLFIPATGTARRPAQELEDTDYAT; encoded by the coding sequence ATGAAAGTATCGTTTCAGATCAAGCTGTTTGTTTCGCTGGTTGCCTTTTTCTCGGTGCTGTTCGCACTGCTGGGCGGATATTATTACGTTGACGTTGGCAGGCAGCTTTATCAGGAAATGAGTACGCGCGCAAAAATACAGGCAGAAGAAATTGCGCTTATTCCTAATTTGCAAAATGCAGTTGCGCAGAAAGATATCAATGCGATCCATGATTTCATGCAGAAAATAGCCGCGCACAGCGACGCCAGCTTTATTGTGATTGGCGATAATAAAGGGCTGCATCTGTTTCACTCCGTGTTTGCCGACCGGGTGGGCACCACTCTGGTTGGCGGAGACAACGAAGAGGTTCTGCACGGCAAAAGCACCACCACCATCCGCAAGGGCGGTTTGGGCATTTCGCTGCGCAGCAAAGCGCCCATTTTTAACGACGCCGGGCAGGTGGTGGGGATTGTCTCCGTGGGGTATCTCACCAGCTATCTGGATACCATCACCGTCAACAAGGTGGTCAACATTCTGATTGCCGCCGTTCTGCTGCTGATCGCCCTGTTTATCTTCTCGTGGTTCTTCACCCGCAGCATTAAGAAGCAGATCTTCTCCCTTGAGCCGCGCGAAATCGGCCTGCTGGTGCGCCAGCAAAAGGCGATGATGGAGTCCATCTACGAAGGGGTGATCGCCATTGATGACGATCTGCGCATTGAGGTGATCAACCAGGCGGCGCGCAAGCTGCTCGGCCTGAGCCAGCCTGCCCGGGAGCTTCGCGGACAGCTGATTAGCCAGGTGATCGACCCGGTTCCGTTCTTCACAGCCCAGACCATGCTGATGAAAGATACCCACGATGAGATCTGCCGCTTCAACGACCTCACCGTGATTGCCAGCCGGGTAAGGATCATGCTGGAAGATTCGCTCCAGGGCTGGGTGATCACCTTCCGCGATCGCAACGAGATCGACTCGCTCAGCGCCCAGCTCAGCCAGGTTAAGCGCTATGTCGATAACCTGCGCATCATGCGCCACGAGCAGCTTAACCGGATGACTACCCTTTCCGGCCTGCTGCATTTGGGCCGCTATGAAGAAGCCATCGGCTTTATTCAGGCGCAGTCTGAGCACGCGCAGGAGCTGCTGGACTTTATCTCGTCGCGCTTTAGCTCCCCGACGCTCTGCGGCCTGCTGTTAGGCAAAACCGCGCGCGCCCGCGAAAAAGGCGTGGAGCTGAGTTTCGACCCGGCCTGCCGCATGGATAAACCTTTCCTGCCGCTGCTTGAATCGGAACTTATCTCGATTATCGGGAACCTGCTGGATAACGCCATTGAAGCGACGCAGCGCTCTCCGCTCCCGCATGCGCCGGTTGACGTGCTGATAAAACTGGGCGAGCAGGAACTCATCATTGAAGTCGCCGACCAGGGCATTGGCATCAAACCGGAGATCCGCGAGCGGATATTTGAACGCGGCATCACCACCAAAACCCGCGGGGATCACGGCATTGGCCTGTACCTGATTGAAAGCTACGTCACGCAGGCGGGCGGCGCCATCGAAGTGGCGGATAACGCGCCGCGCGGCGCCATTTTCTCACTGTTTATTCCCGCCACGGGAACCGCCCGGCGTCCCGCACAGGAACTGGAAGATACTGATTATGCTACATGA